The following are encoded together in the Candidatus Binatia bacterium genome:
- a CDS encoding IS630 family transposase, whose protein sequence is IEAYIQHHNNNPKPFVWTAKAEDIIAKYRRAKAVLDKVQTA, encoded by the coding sequence ATCGAAGCTTATATTCAGCATCACAACAACAATCCGAAACCCTTTGTTTGGACCGCCAAAGCCGAAGACATCATCGCCAAGTACCGTCGCGCTAAGGCCGTCTTGGATAAAGTACAAACAGCGTGA